The genomic DNA TCGATCTACCTGCAGGTCGTCCCCCCGAAGGGAGGCTGAGCGATGGCCCTGGCCCAGAAGGACGGCACGGCGGGGGAGTACGAGCAGGGCCCCCGGCGGCTGCGCGCAGGACGGCTCCTCGACCGCCCGCTCTCCTGGCTCGACCAGGCAGGCGACCAGCTCGTCTTCTACGTACGCGCCCTGCTGTGGACCCCGCGGGCCGCCCGCCGCTACCTCAAGGAGGTGCAGCGGCTGCTCGCCGAGGTCGCCTTCGGCAGCGGCGGCCTCGGCGTCATCGGCGGCACGATCGGCGTGATGTTCGCGATGACCCTGTTCACCGGCACGGTCGTCGGCCTCCAGGGCTACGCGGCCCTCAACCAGATCGGCACCGCCGCCTTCACCGGCTTCGTCTCCGCCTACTTCAACACCCGCGAGATCGCCCCGCTCGTCGCCGGCCTCGCGCTGTCCGCGACCGTCGGCGCCGGCTTCACCGCCCAGCTCGGCGCGATGCGGATCAACGAGGAGGTCGACGCGCTGGAGGGCATGGGGGTGCGCTCCATGCCGTACCTCGTCACCACGCGCATCATCGCCGGGGTGGTGGCCATCATCCCGCTCTACGGGATCGGGCTGCTCAGCTCGTACCTCGCCTCGCGCGCCGTGACGGTCCTCTACAACGGGCAGGCCGCCGGCACGTACGACCACTACTTCAACCTCTTCCTCTCCCCGGCCGACGTGCTCCTGTCGTTCATGAAAGTGCTGATCTTCAGCGTGATGGTGATCCTCGCGCACTGCTACTACGGCTTCCGCGCCACCGGAGGACCCGCCGGGGTCGGCGTCGCCGTGGGGCGCTCGGTCCGTACCGCGATCGTGCTCATCGCCGTCACCGACTTCTTCCTGAGCCTGGCGATCTGGGGCACCACCACCACGGTGAAGGTGTCCGGATGAGCAGCCTGGAGACGACGGGACGCAGGACCGCGGGGCTGGTGTTCCTGCTGGTGATGGCGCTGCTCGTGTGGCTGTCGGTGGCTGTCTACAACAAGGAGTTCACCGACACCGCGACCGTCACGGTCGAGACCGGCAGCGTCGGCAACGAGATGCACCCGTACGCCGAGGTGAAGATGCGGGGCGTCGTCGTCGGCGAGGTGCGGGAGATCTCCGCGGCGGACGGCGGGCGGACCTCCCGGCTGACCCTTGCGCTCAACCCCGGGCAGCTGGACCGGATCCCCGCCGACGTGTCCGCGCAGATGCTGCCCACCACGCTCTTCGGCGAGCGGTTCGTCTCCCTGGTTCCGCCCGCGGACGGCGGCACGGCCGGCGAGACGCTGGCGGCGGGCAGCGTCATCCCGCAGGACCGCAGCGAGAACGCCGTCGAGCTGGAGCAGGTGCTCGACAACGTGATGCCCCTGCTCACCGCCGTGAAGCCGTCGAAGCTCTCCGCCACGCTCACCGCCATGGCCGACGCGCTCGACGGCCGCGGCAAGAAGCTCGGCGACACCCTCGTCGAGCTGGACGAGCACCTGCGGAAGCTCAACCCGCACCTGCCCACGCTCAACCGCGACATCCGCGAACTGGTCGAGTTCGGCCACCTGTACGCGGACACCGTCCCCGACCTGATCAAGGCGCTGCAGGACGCGACGACGACGAGCGGCACCATCGCCGAGAAGGCCCAGGACCTGGGCGGGCTGTACGGCACGCTGACGACCACGTCGCAGGACCTGGACACCTTCCTGGAGCAGAACCGGGAGAACATCATCCGGTTGTCCGCCGACGGCCGGCCCACGGTGGAGAAGATCGCCGAGTACGCGCCGTCGTTCCCCTGCACGCTGCGTACCCTCGCCGACTTCGTGCCGGTCATGGACAAGGCGCTCGGCAAGGGCACCGACAAGCCGGGACTGCACGTCGACGTCGAGGTGCTGCCCGCCCGCGGCAAGTACGTGCCCGGCCGGGACGCCCCGCGGTTCGACGCCGGCGGCGGCCCGCGGTGCTACGGCGTCCCGTACACCGGCGCGCCCGCCAGGAGCGGCACCGCCGCCGGCCGGCCGCAGTCCGCGAAGACCCTCGCCACCGAGCTCGCCACCGACGAGAAGGCCCTCGGGCTGCCCAACTCCCCGGCGGAGAACCAGCTCGTCAACGAACTCCTCGCGGCCGGCATGGAGCGCCCGCCCGCCGGCCTGCCCGACTGGTCGAGCGTGCTCGCCGGACCCGTCTTCCGCGGCACGGAGGTGCGGCTGAAGTGAACA from Streptomyces sp. CMB-StM0423 includes the following:
- a CDS encoding MlaE family ABC transporter permease, translated to MALAQKDGTAGEYEQGPRRLRAGRLLDRPLSWLDQAGDQLVFYVRALLWTPRAARRYLKEVQRLLAEVAFGSGGLGVIGGTIGVMFAMTLFTGTVVGLQGYAALNQIGTAAFTGFVSAYFNTREIAPLVAGLALSATVGAGFTAQLGAMRINEEVDALEGMGVRSMPYLVTTRIIAGVVAIIPLYGIGLLSSYLASRAVTVLYNGQAAGTYDHYFNLFLSPADVLLSFMKVLIFSVMVILAHCYYGFRATGGPAGVGVAVGRSVRTAIVLIAVTDFFLSLAIWGTTTTVKVSG
- a CDS encoding MCE family protein, with protein sequence MSSLETTGRRTAGLVFLLVMALLVWLSVAVYNKEFTDTATVTVETGSVGNEMHPYAEVKMRGVVVGEVREISAADGGRTSRLTLALNPGQLDRIPADVSAQMLPTTLFGERFVSLVPPADGGTAGETLAAGSVIPQDRSENAVELEQVLDNVMPLLTAVKPSKLSATLTAMADALDGRGKKLGDTLVELDEHLRKLNPHLPTLNRDIRELVEFGHLYADTVPDLIKALQDATTTSGTIAEKAQDLGGLYGTLTTTSQDLDTFLEQNRENIIRLSADGRPTVEKIAEYAPSFPCTLRTLADFVPVMDKALGKGTDKPGLHVDVEVLPARGKYVPGRDAPRFDAGGGPRCYGVPYTGAPARSGTAAGRPQSAKTLATELATDEKALGLPNSPAENQLVNELLAAGMERPPAGLPDWSSVLAGPVFRGTEVRLK